The proteins below are encoded in one region of bacterium:
- a CDS encoding DUF58 domain-containing protein encodes MSTATVSPAEFAALGRLDLIARLVVEGFLVGLHRSPFHGFSSEFAEYRACFPGEPVTHVDWRVYAKSDRLYRKVFSEETNLRATLLVDCSASMGYGSDAARPTKLAYARLLAASLARLLLRQNDAVGLELFDSRRLGSVPARAVRRQLFEILKHLDDLPAGRGTALGPVLHEVAERLPRRGLVVLISDLMDSPAEVADGLRHFRHRGHEVIVFQVLDPRELDLDFKGEARFRDLERPDRTLRLEPAHARAAYRERFEAWRGEVRGACRRERIDLVETSTDTPFDRALLAYLSKRRRLA; translated from the coding sequence GTGAGCACGGCGACCGTCTCGCCGGCCGAGTTCGCCGCTCTGGGTCGTCTGGACCTCATCGCGCGCCTGGTCGTCGAGGGCTTCCTGGTCGGCCTGCACCGCAGCCCCTTCCACGGCTTCTCGTCGGAGTTCGCCGAGTACCGCGCCTGCTTCCCCGGCGAGCCGGTCACCCACGTCGACTGGCGCGTCTACGCCAAGAGCGACCGCCTCTACCGGAAGGTCTTCAGCGAGGAGACCAACCTGCGCGCCACGCTGCTGGTCGACTGCTCGGCCAGCATGGGCTACGGCTCGGACGCGGCCCGGCCGACGAAGCTGGCCTACGCGCGGCTGCTCGCGGCCAGCCTGGCGCGCCTGCTGCTGCGGCAGAACGACGCCGTGGGGCTGGAGCTGTTCGACAGCCGGCGGCTGGGATCGGTGCCGGCCCGCGCCGTTCGCCGGCAGCTCTTCGAGATCCTGAAGCACCTCGACGACCTGCCGGCCGGCCGCGGCACCGCCCTGGGCCCGGTCCTGCACGAGGTGGCCGAGCGCCTGCCGCGGCGCGGCCTGGTGGTGCTGATCTCCGACCTGATGGATTCCCCGGCGGAGGTCGCCGACGGGCTGCGCCACTTCCGCCACCGCGGGCACGAGGTGATCGTCTTCCAGGTGTTGGACCCGCGCGAGCTGGACCTTGACTTCAAGGGGGAGGCCCGCTTCCGGGACCTGGAACGGCCCGACCGCACCCTGCGCCTGGAGCCGGCCCACGCCCGCGCGGCCTACCGCGAGCGCTTCGAGGCCTGGCGCGGCGAGGTGCGCGGGGCGTGCCGCCGCGAGCGCATCGACCTGGTCGAGACGTCGACCGACACCCCGTTCGACCGCGCCCTGCTCGCGTACCTGTCCAAGCGGCGCCGGTTGGCCTGA